From the genome of Penaeus monodon isolate SGIC_2016 chromosome 16, NSTDA_Pmon_1, whole genome shotgun sequence, one region includes:
- the LOC119583011 gene encoding KRAB-A domain-containing protein 2-like, protein MVYQDHLTKFCVLRPLSSKQHISLNQGSVERANGDIKDMLVAWMGDNNTTDWSIGIKFVQFQKNSSLHAGIRRSPYVAMFQCEAKVGLTSSSLPDEVIQRMQCVDDLLNVLTPVKTERNQVLSQC, encoded by the exons ATGGTTTATCAAGACCACCTCACCAAATTTTGTGTCCTGCGTCCGCTATCGTCGAAACAGCATATTTCTCTT AACCAAGGATCCGTGGAAAGAGCAAACGGTGACATCAAAGACATGCTGGTTGCATGGATGGGAGATAACAACACCACGGATTGGAGCATTGGAATCAAGTTTGTCCAGTTCCAGAAGAATTCCAGCTTGCATGCAGGTATTCGTAGATCACCCTATGTAGCCATGTTTCAATGTGAGGCCAAAGTGGGCCTGACATCGTCCTCGCTGCCTGATGAGGTAATTCAAAGGATGCAGTGTGTGGATGATCTGCTAAATGTACTCACACCGGTCAAAACGGAGAGGAACCAGGTCCTGTCCCAGTGCTGA